One genomic window of endosymbiont of Galathealinum brachiosum includes the following:
- a CDS encoding peptide chain release factor 3 translates to MSELLEQMQRRRTFAIVSHPDAGKTTLTEKLLLFSGAIQTAGTVKGRKAARHATSDWMELEKQRGISVTSSVMQFPYNDCIINLLDTPGHADFSEDTYRTLTAVDSALMVIDAAKGVEERTIKLMDVCRLRDTPILTFVNKMDREARDPIDLLDDVENILDIKCAPMTWPIGMGKGFKGVFHLYNDCVHLFSATHGGKILEGETIQGLDNPELDEKLGELAAELRDEIELVKGASHEFDLGAYREGKLTPVFFGSAINNFGIKELLDSLDEFAPQPRGRDAGARFIESTEEKFTGFVFKIQANMDPQHRDRIAFMRVCSGKFEKGMKTKHVRIQKDIKLNDAMTFMASDRGHTDVAYAGDIIGIHNHGTIRIGDTFTNGEDLQFAGIPNFAPELFRRAQLRDPLKMKALQKGLIQLCEEGATQLYRPLNNNDLILGAVGILQFDVVAHRLQHEYNVDCTFEHVNVTTARWVVCEDEKIMTKFKDKAASNLALDHAGDLVYIAPTRVNLDMTQERYPEVKFLATREHGVYEI, encoded by the coding sequence ATGTCTGAATTACTCGAACAAATGCAGCGCCGTCGTACCTTTGCGATTGTTTCTCACCCAGATGCGGGTAAAACAACTTTAACCGAAAAATTACTACTATTTAGTGGTGCAATACAGACTGCGGGTACGGTTAAAGGTCGCAAGGCCGCGCGTCATGCAACATCTGACTGGATGGAGCTTGAGAAACAAAGGGGTATTTCGGTTACTTCATCAGTTATGCAGTTTCCATATAATGATTGCATAATTAATCTGTTAGATACGCCTGGACATGCTGACTTCTCTGAAGACACCTATCGAACCCTTACTGCTGTTGATTCAGCGTTAATGGTAATTGATGCGGCTAAAGGGGTTGAGGAACGTACGATTAAGTTAATGGATGTATGTCGATTGAGAGATACACCTATATTGACGTTTGTAAATAAAATGGACCGAGAGGCGCGTGACCCGATTGATCTGCTTGATGATGTAGAGAATATATTAGATATTAAATGCGCACCGATGACCTGGCCAATTGGTATGGGGAAAGGTTTTAAAGGTGTATTTCATTTATACAATGATTGTGTTCATTTATTTAGTGCTACTCATGGCGGTAAAATTCTGGAAGGTGAGACAATACAGGGTCTGGATAACCCGGAGCTGGATGAAAAATTAGGAGAACTTGCGGCAGAGTTGCGTGATGAGATTGAGCTGGTTAAAGGCGCGAGTCACGAGTTTGATCTGGGTGCGTATCGTGAAGGTAAATTAACACCGGTGTTTTTTGGGTCTGCGATTAATAATTTTGGTATAAAAGAGTTACTTGATTCACTTGATGAGTTTGCACCACAACCAAGAGGTCGTGATGCAGGTGCACGATTTATCGAGTCAACTGAAGAGAAATTTACCGGTTTTGTATTTAAAATTCAGGCTAATATGGATCCACAGCATCGGGACCGTATTGCTTTTATGCGTGTCTGTTCTGGTAAGTTTGAAAAAGGTATGAAGACGAAACATGTCCGTATACAAAAAGATATAAAGCTGAATGATGCGATGACGTTTATGGCCTCCGATCGAGGTCATACAGATGTAGCCTATGCAGGGGATATAATAGGGATACATAATCATGGCACGATACGAATAGGTGATACATTTACAAATGGTGAAGATTTGCAGTTTGCAGGCATTCCAAATTTCGCCCCCGAATTATTTCGTCGTGCACAATTACGTGATCCGTTAAAAATGAAAGCATTGCAAAAAGGCTTAATACAGCTTTGTGAAGAAGGTGCAACTCAGCTTTATCGGCCTTTAAATAATAATGACCTGATTCTCGGTGCGGTAGGTATATTACAGTTTGATGTGGTTGCTCACAGACTGCAGCATGAATATAACGTTGATTGTACCTTTGAGCATGTCAATGTAACGACGGCACGATGGGTTGTTTGTGAAGATGAAAAAATCATGACTAAATTCAAAGATAAAGCAGCTTCAAATTTGGCATTAGATCATGCAGGTGATCTGGTATACATAGCTCCAACACGTGTAAATTTAGATATGACGCAAGAGCGATATCCGGAAGTTAAATTTCTGGCTACTCGTGAACACGGTGTGTATGAGATATAA